The following coding sequences are from one Leucoraja erinacea ecotype New England chromosome 2, Leri_hhj_1, whole genome shotgun sequence window:
- the nr4a3 gene encoding LOW QUALITY PROTEIN: nuclear receptor subfamily 4 group A member 3 (The sequence of the model RefSeq protein was modified relative to this genomic sequence to represent the inferred CDS: deleted 1 base in 1 codon) — protein sequence MPCVQTQYSSSPQGASFAAQSYAYGGDYTSDFVHTESPYMKFGMDMASTEITATTSLPSFSTFMETGYSGSYEFKPSCVYQMHSSSSHRPLIKLEDASHHSYQPSIQHQTEDIMPSTSIYFKQSPPSTPTTPQFTTSQQSIWDESHTLPPVVQTCMGSGHMLDASSLKSAPPRFPVFTFKQSPPHTPASSSHMCYEPTLNMPIGAESASAQSVMDTHQYPLHLVKGSGLGFHPMAVGQSSQSLPSPPNRGSSSAEGMCAVCGDNAACQHYGVRTCEGCKGFFKRTVQKNAKYVCLANKNCPVDKRRRNRCQYCRFQKCLSVGMVKEVVRTDSLKGRRGRLPSKPKSPLQEPSPPSPPISFMNALVRALVDSTPNSHNYSQFCATEQPTTGNDAEYVRQFYELLATSMEVTQNWAEKLPGFSELPKEDRTFLIESAFLELFVLRLSHRSAPAEDKFMFCNGLVLHRLQCLRGFGEWLDTIKEFSTNLQSLNFDVSTFACLAVLVMITDRHGLKEPKKVEELQSQIIGCLKEHMFNSPGESKGQPLSKIVGIIPQLRSLCMQGLQRIFYLKLEDLVPPPAIIDKLFLDTLPF from the exons ATGCCCTGTGTGCAGACTCAGTACAGCTCGTCGCCACAAGGTGCCAGCTTTGCAGCTCAGAGTTATGCTTATGGTGGGGATTACACCTCTGACTTTGTGCATACTGAATCCCCCTACATGaagtttggcatggacatggccAGCACTGAAATCACAGCCACGACGTCCTTGCCCAGTTTCAGTACCTTCATGGAGACTGGCTATTCGGGCAGTTACGAGTTCAAACCATCGTGTGTGTATCAAATGCACTCTTCTTCCTCGCACAGACCCCTCATTAAACTGGAGGATGCCTCCCATCACAGCTACCAGCCATCGATTCAACATCAAACGGAGGATATCATGCCGTCGACCTCCATTTACTTCAAGCAGTCTCCCCCGTCAACTCCAACAACGCCGCAGTTCACAACTTCGCAGCAGTCCATATGGGATGAGTCTCACACGTTGCCTCCAGTGGTCCAGACCTGCATGGGCTCGGGTCATATGTTGGATGCCTCATCTCTGAAGAGCGCACCACCGCGGTTTCCAGTGTTCACCTTCAAGCAGTCTCCGCCACACACTCCGGCCTCCAGCAGTCACATGTGTTACGAGCCCACACTGAACATGCCTATAGGAGCCGAGAGTGCGTCTGCACAGTCCGTCATGGACACTCATCAATACCCGCTACACTTAGTCAAGGGGTCCGGTTTGGGCTTCCACCCAATGGCTGTTGGCCAGAGTAGCCAAAGCCTACCCTCTCCCCCGAACAGAGGGTCGTCTTCTGCAGAGgggatgtgtgctgtctgtggagaCAATGCAGCCTGTCAGCACTATGGAGTCAGGACCTGCGAGGGATGCAAGGGGTTCTTCAAG AGGACGGTGCAAAAAAATGCAAAATATGTTTGCCTAGCGAATAAAAATTGTCCTGTGGACAAGAGGCGGCGTAATCGATGCCAGTACTGCAGGTTCCAGAAATGTCTCAGCGTAGGGATGGTTAAAGAAG TGGTCCGTACCGATAGTTTAAAAGGGAGAAGGGGTCGTCTGCCTTCCAAACCAAAGAGCCCTCTCCAGGAGCcatctccaccctctcctccaaTCAGTTTTATGAATGCCCTTGTGCGGGCACTTGTGGACTCCACCCCCAACAGTCACAATTACTCCCAG TTCTGTGCTACTGAACAGCCAACAACTGGAAATGATGCTGAGTATGTGCGTCAGTTCTATGAACTCCTTGCTACCTCGATGGAGGTCACTCAGAATTGGGCTGAAAAATTACCTGGATTCAGTGAACTTCCGAAGGAAGATAGGACTTTCCTCATTGAATCTGCCTTCCTCGAACTCTTTGTACTGAGACTTTCTCACAG ATCTGCCCCAGCAGAGGATAAGTTTATGTTCTGTAATGGACTTGTTTTGCATCGACTTCAGTGCCTTCGTGGATTTGGTGAATGGCTTGATACAATCAAGGAATTCTCTACAAATTTGCAAAGCCTTAATTTTGATGTTTCAACATTTGCATGTCTAGCAGTTCTAGTTATGATTACAG ATCGCCATGGGTTAAAAGAACCAAAGAAAGTGGAAGAGTTGCAATCCCAAATCATTGGTTGCTTGAAGGAACACATGTTTAATAGCCCTGGAGAAAGCAAAGGGCAGCCGTTATCCAAGATAGTGGGGATCATT CCTCAGCTGCGCTCTCTCTGCATGCAGGGGCTCCAACGCATTTTCTACCTAAAACTGGAGGACCTGGTGCCACCCCCAGCCATCATCGACAAGCTGTTTCTGGATACACTGCCTTTTTGA